From Rhododendron vialii isolate Sample 1 chromosome 7a, ASM3025357v1:
TTGGTGGCTAATTAGATAAGGGATTGAAATGAAAGAATTGAGAGTTGAGGGAGTATAGGTGTGATAAGAAAATATAAGGGTATATAAGGTGTGTATATGAGGTGAAGGGGATCATTTTCCACCTCCCaactctctctcatccgttctctctctctctctctctctctctctctctctctctctctctctctctctctctctctctctctctctctctctctctcattcaaaaCTCCACCCAATCACTTaagaacttcaagaatcaacctccctccgATCTTGCATTCACGTTCTTAAGCTCGGAAAtccttgggtcaagcttggagaAGGGTTTTCTTTGATTTCGAAGTTCAAAAaggctagggcttgctcaaatctCGTAGATCTTGGTGTTCTTCGCGagttagggacttctttacctcttttatgtgtttatatgttgatatGATGTGAGAATCGAGCCTTGATCGTCTCCCTTCGTTCGTTTCGAAAGCTGTCGAAATCTGCAGAGATCGCCCGAAAATCGCGTAGGAATCGATCCCCCATTTCATTTCTGGTCCAGCaagcccagggatcgatccctagtgatggggggatcgatccctcccctcCCTGGAATTTTCTGCTCGTCTTTCGGGTTTCAGCacaacttcaaacggccataactttcttGTTCGATGTCGGattcatgcaaattttatatcgattcgaaggtatTGAAGTTAGCTTTTCATTTCCACCAAAATCATCTAAAGACtctaagtacacaaaaagttatgactgtTAGAGTGGGAGTATGTCAGTCTCCCAACATCCATTGGCTACCCCTACGATTCTTGTTTTTTCATCATGACTTCCTACGATTAATGGATGTTATTTTTGACTCTTTGGCCTTCTTTTAGTAAGGAATCAATAATATTTTACTTGGTTAAAATGTCAAGAAGATGCAACTTGCGAATGAATGATTGCTTGTGAACGTTTGTGGCATATTTGTGATATTGTTGGCATGTCGTGACATGTTTCATGAACGAATAAGGTTCTGAGAAAGTATTAACTTGTATGTTGAGTGAGAAAATAGTTGTTTGAGTTGGTGGTcgatttaggaagtctcgtaacgcaaagggtggtaatacgaagactgagatggtctcgtaacgcaaggggtggtaatacggagatcCTAAATGTTGGTGCACACCATAACgctaggggtggtaatacggtgactctTGTAGTGctatacggtaacgcaaggggtgaaaataCCGATGGTGGAGATTAGTGATAGAGAGTTGTGTCGAACCGTGGAGTTGCTCGAGTCTTATGAACAATGTGGTTGATTGGTGATAGTGGCAAGTCTTAAAATGGCTGTTATGGATGATTGGCATCCCTTTGAAATGATTCCTATCTATCGATTGAGTTATACCTTTATGTCTTCATCTATCTGCACTCGTCTTCATGtttgcacatagaattggtaaagaaaTTCCTACTGGGcttgtagctcaacctaatctttcttttcaggttcaaatgctggTTAATAGCACACATGTATTGTTTGCTTGGAAGTAAAGGACCTTTTTGGAAGCTATTTGTATtgagttacttaatcatctttgtaattgacattcttttgataaagatggatttgtaactattcattcaagtatttccttttgactaaacTGTTTGTAACTTAACAACTTGTTCGTACTTGTTTTAAGTTTAtttgggccggagtgccaatgttgtattttccttaaatttggggatttgtttgtaaaattaaaCATGTGGGgactcttttgggatattattAATGATATGCGAGGACCTTTTATTAAAAGcgaaatatttatttatgttgaaaattcagGGTGTGACAAGAAAGGTTAAAAGATGTTCAAAAGGGGCTTAGGGGCAATCGGAGCTCAATACGATCAACGAGGCAACAAAACAACACAAGCTGTCCAGAAAAGggaggggtattgatacccctaaTGTGGGTATCAATACCCGGCTGCTGAATTTCCAGAAAAGaaaggggtatcaataccccttatttgggtatcaataccacgTAGATTCAAGACGATTTTCTGCAGTTTTAACAGACTTTCGAAGTACCAAAGGGGAATGATACAAGCACGATCCACACCCCAAATCAAATGATTTGGTCGAGCCCTAGCCTTCCCGAACTCCGAAATCGACGAGAGTTtccctccaagcttgacccacgaaattttgagCTCGAGCACGCGATTGGAAGGCCAGAGGGAGGTTGATCCTTAAGGTTCTTGAGGTATTTGAGgagtttttgagtgagaggagaagagagagagaagatccgtggagagagagagagagagagagagagagagaacggatgagagagagatatatatggAGATATATAATCTCCTACATACACACCCATTCTATTTATACTCTCACATCTTTATATCACACTCACACTCCCTCAAGTCTCTACTCTTTCACTTCaaccctcaattcaaataacCACTAAATAATTCCTACTTTTCCCATTTAGTCATTGAATAAACATTATGCACATTATGCATGACCCGCAATTCtggtaaatttatttttctccaaGTACATGGAACTTTCAAATACATGGAACTTTCATTCATGGAATTTATATGTACGTGAATTTATTTGTCTCCAAGTACATGGAACTTTCAAATTTGTGCACATTATGCATGACCCGCAATTCTGgtaaattgaaggaaaaacttcaTTCACACCCCTGTGCGGGAGTCCTACACCCCCTGTACAGATGTACTCCCTATCTTTATTTATCGACGCAAAAATTTGTGCATGCCTATTATACAAGTCCGTATCCCTCTATGCGCTGTAAAGAATGATTTCACTGCCAGTGTATATAATTTACTCTCTCTGAATTAATGTAGTAACTTTCTgcaatcatatttttcattatgGATTCTACGAGATGAATAGTTCAAATCATAGATGTGGGCccgcaacaaaaacaaaaaataaaagtatggAGGGATGAGGAATGTAAATGAGCTGATCTCCGGAGAGCTAGAAGCAGCCTCTATATAACTTGGCTTTCAGTTAGGAGTACGAAGCTCATCACCACCTTTCCCCTTTCATATCCTTTTCTCCTTTAGCACCAAATTAAAATAATGTTTCTAAGACCAGGAATTGCAATGTCCGTCCTCTGTTTTATTTTAACAATTTTCACCTTGGCCATGAGCAGCACCACTGCTCTCCCCATGTCAAATGAGACAGACCGTCAAGCTTTGCTTGCTATCAAGGATTTGGTGCAAGGCGATGCTTCTCCGGTATTTCGCTCCTGGAATCATTCCATCCACTTCTGCAAGTGGGAAGGAGTTACATGCGGTCGTAAGCATCAACGCGTGACCATTCTAGACTTATCATCCCGAGGGTTGGTGGGTTCTCTATCCCCTCAAGCAGGGAACCTTACCTTCCTCAGGACAATTGATCTCGGCAACAACAACTTCCATGGAACCATCCCGAATGAAATTGGAAGGTTGTTTCGACTTCAACGTGTTATTCTTTGGAGTAATTCCTTTGAAGGCAAGCTACCTACCAATATCACTGGTTGGTCGAACATTGAAGAAATAAACCTATTTAATAACAGACTAGGAGGCGAAATGCCTGTCGCAGTGAGCTCTCTGTCTAGTCTCACACGACTGGGTCTTGGTCGAAATAATTTCAGAGGATCGGTACCAGCCTCGTTTGGAAATCTTTCTGAGCTGTCTGCGCTCTCTTTGTTGGAGAACAAGCTAATCGGAAGCATTCCTTTCGAACTTGGACGACTTTTCAAATTACGTTTTCTTCGGCTATCTTCGAACAACTTGACTGGTATGGTTCCTACCCAACTTTACAACATCTCGTCACTCAGAGTTGTTGGTCTAACCGCGAACCAATTGCATGGAAGCCTCGCCCCAGATTTCGATTTTGCTCTTCCAAATCTACAAGAATTTTTTATCGGGGGTAACCATTTCTTTGGGCCTATTCCTTCATCGATAGGCAATTCTTCTAGACTTTTGGGATTCGAAATTACATACAATGCAATTAACGGGCCCACaccaaaaagtctaggaaacCTTAATGATCTTGAAATATTTGGGGCATCTGCCAATTCACTTGGAACTAATAGCGGGAATGAATTGCATAACATTATTAATACGTTGTCCAACTGTTCCAATCTACGAGAGTTGGGTTTAGGTGCAAATAACTTTATTGGTTTGTTGCCCCATTCCATCGCAAATCTCTCAAAATTTTTGATTGATTTGGATCTTCGAGAAAACTATATATCTGGAAACATACCTATTGGGATTGAAAACCTTCTGAACTTACAGCTTTTCTCGGTAGGTGATAACATGTTTAGCGGCAGTATTCCTGAATCCATTGGTAAACTCTCCAAGTTGGAAGAAATTTACATGAACACAAATAAGCTCTCAGGACAAATCCCATCCTCCATTGGAAACCTCAGCCAGCTAAGCATCCTTGCCCTCTATGACAATAAGCTAGAGGAAAGGATACCTGATTCCTTGGGAAATTGTAAACGTCTTCTAGCAATTGATCTCGATTCTAATAAACTCACCGGAATGATACCTGCCCCAATCTTCGAACTTTCATCCCTATCTATTGGTCTCTTCCTAGATCGTAATCAGTTAACAGGACCGATACCAAAGCAAATCGGTAACTTGAGAAATCTTGGAATGTTGAACTTAtcagaaaataaattatcaGGAGGAATCCCAGAAACTCTTAGCAATTTCCAAGTGCTGGAATTCCTTTCTCTCGCAGGAAATCATTTTGAAGGTACTATTCCCGAATCCCTCAATCAACTGAAAGGTATTCAATTCCTAGATCTGTCTAGCAATAACTTGTCCGGACAAATTCCCAAGTTCTTAGGAGAGTTGAATTTACTTCAAAGTCTCAACCTCTCATACAATATGTTCGAAGGTGGAGTTCCAATTGACGGATTGTTCAAGAATATTAGTGCTTTTTCAGTTGTCGGAAATAGCAAGTTATGCGGAGGGGTTGAAGAACTGCGACTTCCAGCATGTCCAACAGAAGTATTGCAAAAAAGGAATGGACTGCTCAAGAATAAAGTGATAATACCGGTAATCACTATGTCCTTTATTGTTGTCATCCTTTCCTGTGTCGCAACAATAATTTTTCGAATCAGAAGGTCAAGACGAGAAATTTCTATGGCCTTACCTTTCCAAAGGGAGTACCCGAAACTCTCTTATGCAGAACTTCACCAAGCAACAAATGGATTCTCTTCTGACAACTTGATAGGTGAGGGAAAATATGGTTCTGTTTTCAAAGGGATTCTTGACTCTACTGGACAAACAATCGCTGTGAAGgtattgaaacttcaagaacgtgGAGGGAATAGGAGTTTCCAAGCAGAATGTGAAGCACTCAAGAACATTCGCCATCGCAATCTCGTCAAGATAGTCACATCTTGCTCAAGCATCGATTTTAAGCGCAATGATTTCAAGGCTTTAGTTTTCGAGTTCATGGAAAACAGGAGCTTAGATAACTGGTTATACCCAGAATGTCTTCATGAGCAACAGGGAACTGTGAGCTTGAACCTCATTCAACGTTTAAACATTGCCATTGACGTTGGGTCTGCATTGGATTATCTTCACTATAATTGCGAAGTAGCTATCATTCACCGCGACTTAAAGCCAAGCAACGTTCTTCTTGATGCTGATTTTTGTGCCCATGTGAGTGACTTTGGTCTTGCAAAGATTCTTTTACCAACCGCATGTAGATCAAACAATCAacaacaatcaagttcaactgGCATTGGAGGAACAATTGGATATGTTGCTCCAGGTAATTGTCTATAATTTATTGCTCTATccatttaattaattagtttcatTGTTATCAGTCAATATTGTGGTGAAAACTAACTACATAAGTCAACGTATAAATCAAACCTCTTAATGCAAAAGATAATTTCCCGTCACTGTTTCTTGAAATGttggataaattcttttaaCAAAAGAAGGTAACCACAGAATTTCAGTTAATGGTATCAATATCATGAATAACTTCTCTTGTACTGTTTCGCTGCAGAATATGGTATGGGCGAAGAGATATCAACACAAGGTGATATGTATAGCTATGGAGTGTTACTACTAGAAATATTCATTGGAAAAAGTCCAACTGATTGCATGTTCCATGACACTCTTAGCCTCTCTGGTTACAAAAAAAGGTTTCTTCCAGACAAGGTATTAGAGATTGTCGATCCGCAGATCATATTGGAAGAAGAAAGGCAACCAAGTAGGACTAGGCAAACTATCACACCAAGCACTAATAAACTTGAAGTTTGCCTTGTCTCAGTCCTTCAAATTGGTGTTTCATGTTGTGCTGCCCTGCCCAATGAGAGAATGAATGCTAGAGACGTCCTTGCAGAATTGCACAAGATTAGAAATGTATTTCTCGGGGCAAGGGAACAAAGGAGGCAACATGGTTAGGCCGAATGATTCTTAACTGTATCATGGTTGTAGGTTGTTTTCATGTCCTAGAAATAACTatctttcttatatatatatatatatatatagagtccccttctcctaaggaccaccttaatttaataaaattaggaccttcctttcccgatcgaatttcgatgatccgagccgctcaatgtgttcagagtgtgattttaagggtacacgcaagaaatcagcaaaaaaaaagatcgggaagagcttcatccgagcagtttttgtttattttttatcaaacggttcaaattaaaactgctcaGGTAAagaccttcccggtctttttttttgccaattcctcgcggatacccttaaaatcacgttctgaacacattgagcggcttggatcatcaaaattcaaacgggaaatgagagaaatagagaggtccttattttaactaaaataaggaccaccttatttgaaaatgactatatatatatatatatatctctgcATCAGCCCCTCCTTGCTTACTCTTCTGTATCAAACAAGCTATGTATGTGATGAAAGTGGTTTCATGGTATTGCCACTAACATTCTAATCCTTTTTCACTGTATGCAATGCTTTCTCTAATTTGTACCAATaaaatgtgtttgttttttaaatgATTGTTA
This genomic window contains:
- the LOC131333798 gene encoding probable LRR receptor-like serine/threonine-protein kinase At3g47570, which translates into the protein MFLRPGIAMSVLCFILTIFTLAMSSTTALPMSNETDRQALLAIKDLVQGDASPVFRSWNHSIHFCKWEGVTCGRKHQRVTILDLSSRGLVGSLSPQAGNLTFLRTIDLGNNNFHGTIPNEIGRLFRLQRVILWSNSFEGKLPTNITGWSNIEEINLFNNRLGGEMPVAVSSLSSLTRLGLGRNNFRGSVPASFGNLSELSALSLLENKLIGSIPFELGRLFKLRFLRLSSNNLTGMVPTQLYNISSLRVVGLTANQLHGSLAPDFDFALPNLQEFFIGGNHFFGPIPSSIGNSSRLLGFEITYNAINGPTPKSLGNLNDLEIFGASANSLGTNSGNELHNIINTLSNCSNLRELGLGANNFIGLLPHSIANLSKFLIDLDLRENYISGNIPIGIENLLNLQLFSVGDNMFSGSIPESIGKLSKLEEIYMNTNKLSGQIPSSIGNLSQLSILALYDNKLEERIPDSLGNCKRLLAIDLDSNKLTGMIPAPIFELSSLSIGLFLDRNQLTGPIPKQIGNLRNLGMLNLSENKLSGGIPETLSNFQVLEFLSLAGNHFEGTIPESLNQLKGIQFLDLSSNNLSGQIPKFLGELNLLQSLNLSYNMFEGGVPIDGLFKNISAFSVVGNSKLCGGVEELRLPACPTEVLQKRNGLLKNKVIIPVITMSFIVVILSCVATIIFRIRRSRREISMALPFQREYPKLSYAELHQATNGFSSDNLIGEGKYGSVFKGILDSTGQTIAVKVLKLQERGGNRSFQAECEALKNIRHRNLVKIVTSCSSIDFKRNDFKALVFEFMENRSLDNWLYPECLHEQQGTVSLNLIQRLNIAIDVGSALDYLHYNCEVAIIHRDLKPSNVLLDADFCAHVSDFGLAKILLPTACRSNNQQQSSSTGIGGTIGYVAPEYGMGEEISTQGDMYSYGVLLLEIFIGKSPTDCMFHDTLSLSGYKKRFLPDKVLEIVDPQIILEEERQPSRTRQTITPSTNKLEVCLVSVLQIGVSCCAALPNERMNARDVLAELHKIRNVFLGAREQRRQHG